Proteins encoded within one genomic window of Hevea brasiliensis isolate MT/VB/25A 57/8 chromosome 8, ASM3005281v1, whole genome shotgun sequence:
- the LOC110647065 gene encoding uncharacterized protein LOC110647065, which yields MSEEDLEMIDNNKETALFLAAGIGATRIVELLIKKNKKLVTIPVDGALPIANACHNGHRDTTWFLYSNTPFELLLPENGTFGAGLLSVSLFTKMFDVSLALLRRCPRLAFTKTNFGTIPIVEFSCMSDLFLGSGELPVWKRWIYHGIQVQPTAAPSDVRITVVENGKMQQKNFLPQVFSQL from the exons ATGTCAGAAGAAGACTTGGAAATGATCGATAATAATAAGGAGACTGCTCTATTTTTGGCTGCTGGTATTGGAGCCACTaggattgtggagttgttgattaagaagaacaaaaagtTGGTTACAATTCCAGTAGATGGAGCTTTGCCTATCGCCAATGCATGTCACAATGGCCATAGGGATACCACTTGGTTTCTATACTCTAATACTCCTTTCGAATTGCTACTTCCAGAGAATGGAACTTTCGGAGCTGGGCTTCTCAGCGTCTCTCTTTTCACCAAGATGTTTG ACGTTTCATTGGCGTTGCTCCGTCGTTGTCCACGTTTAGCTTTTACTAAAACCAATTTTGGAACTATCCCTATAGTTGAATTCTCTTGCATGAGTGATTTATTCCTCGGCAGCGGTGAATTGCCCGTTTGGAAACGGTGGATCTATCATG GTATTCAAGTGCAACCAACTGCTGCTCCAAGTGATGTTCGAATAACCGTTGTGGAAAATGGCAAAATGCAACAAAAGAACTTTTTACCACAAG TGTTTTCCCAGTTGTAG